In Dolichospermum flos-aquae CCAP 1403/13F, the following proteins share a genomic window:
- the murD gene encoding UDP-N-acetylmuramoyl-L-alanine--D-glutamate ligase has protein sequence MPEALIIGFGKSGVAAARLLKQEGWEVELCDSSTSPTLLEQQQKLASEHITVKLGNTPEFTDSDISKLIIVSPGVPWDIPILAKARELGIETIGEMELAWRHLQDIPWVGITGTNGKTTTTALTAAIFQTAGLNAPACGNIGYAACEVALSTKKPDWIIGELSSYQIESSVTLAPRIGIWTTFTPDHLARHKTLENYYNIKAKLLHNSQIQIFNGDDVYLSKLGLNHWPNAYWTSVKGQEFLIGEKGFYIENGWVMEKITTTPQPIVEVSALRMVGEHNQQNLLMSVAAARLAGIDIAAISQAVREFPGVPHRLEHICNWQGIDFINDSKATNYDAAEVGLASVQSPAILIAGGEAKAGDDSAWLAQIQAKAAAVLLIGNAAPAFAKRLEEVGYSNYQIVETMAKALPISAELAKKYQASVVLLSPACASFDQYPNFEMRGEDFRQLCQKYLVS, from the coding sequence ATGCCAGAAGCGTTAATTATTGGATTCGGAAAATCCGGTGTTGCTGCGGCAAGATTGTTGAAACAGGAAGGCTGGGAGGTTGAACTTTGCGATAGTAGCACCTCCCCAACCCTCCTCGAACAACAACAAAAACTCGCCAGTGAACACATTACCGTCAAATTAGGAAACACACCAGAATTCACCGATTCTGATATATCCAAGTTAATAATTGTCAGTCCCGGAGTTCCTTGGGATATTCCTATTCTAGCCAAAGCGCGAGAATTGGGCATAGAAACTATTGGCGAAATGGAACTAGCTTGGCGACATTTACAAGATATCCCCTGGGTAGGAATCACCGGTACAAATGGTAAAACTACCACCACCGCCTTAACAGCGGCTATTTTCCAAACAGCAGGATTGAACGCTCCCGCCTGTGGTAATATCGGTTACGCTGCTTGTGAAGTTGCTTTATCTACGAAAAAACCAGATTGGATAATTGGCGAACTTAGTAGTTATCAAATTGAATCTTCTGTAACTTTAGCGCCTCGTATTGGGATTTGGACAACCTTCACCCCAGATCATTTAGCCCGTCACAAAACATTAGAAAATTACTATAATATCAAAGCCAAATTATTACATAATTCCCAAATCCAAATATTTAACGGTGATGATGTTTATTTGAGCAAATTAGGATTAAATCATTGGCCAAATGCCTATTGGACAAGTGTTAAAGGTCAAGAATTCTTAATTGGTGAAAAAGGCTTTTATATAGAAAATGGCTGGGTAATGGAAAAAATTACCACCACACCCCAACCCATTGTGGAGGTATCTGCATTGCGAATGGTAGGGGAACATAACCAGCAAAATCTCCTCATGTCTGTGGCCGCCGCTAGATTAGCAGGTATAGATATTGCCGCTATTTCTCAAGCTGTCCGTGAATTTCCTGGTGTTCCCCATCGTTTAGAACATATCTGCAATTGGCAAGGCATTGATTTTATTAACGATAGCAAAGCCACTAATTACGACGCAGCCGAAGTCGGTTTAGCATCTGTGCAAAGTCCCGCCATTTTAATCGCTGGTGGTGAAGCTAAAGCGGGAGATGATAGCGCCTGGTTAGCCCAAATTCAAGCGAAAGCCGCCGCCGTCTTACTCATTGGGAATGCAGCACCAGCATTTGCTAAACGGCTGGAAGAGGTGGGATATAGTAATTATCAAATAGTCGAAACGATGGCAAAGGCTTTACCCATATCTGCGGAATTAGCCAAAAAATATCAAGCTTCAGTAGTATTATTATCTCCAGCTTGCGCTAGTTTTGACCAATATCCTAACTTTGAAATGCGGGGTGAAGACTTTCGGCAATTGTGTCAAAAGTATCTAGTATCGTAG
- a CDS encoding CTP synthase, translating to MTKFIFVTGGVVSSIGKGIVAASLGRLLKSRDYSVSILKLDPYINVDPGTMSPFQHGEVFVTQDGAETDLDLGHYERFTDTSMSRLNSVTTGLIYQSVINKERRGDYNGGTVQVIPHITNEIKERILRVAKETNPAAVITEIGGTVGDIESLPFLEAIRQLRKEVGKRNVLYMHVTLLPWIAAAGEMKTKPTQHSVKELRSIGIQPDILVCRSDRPIPVGLKQKLSEFCDVPVECVITSPDARSIYEVPVILEREGLAEQVLNLLQMEQRQPNMTQWENMVDRMYNPKYTVEIAIVGKYVRLGDAYLSVVESLRHAAIATHGDLRLRWVNSEVLENEPPENYLAGVDGIIVPGGFGSRGIDGKIAAIKYARDRQIPFLGLCLGMQCSVIEWARNVEGLSNANSAEFDPYTDNPVINLLPEQQDVVDLGGTMRLGLYPCRVLPNSLAFQLYQEEVIYERHRHRYEFNNVYRSQLLDSGYLVSGTSPDGRLVEIIEYPKHPFFIACQFHPEFQSRPNAPHPLFKGFMTAAISQFHSTTTTPKPVQVS from the coding sequence ATGACTAAGTTTATCTTTGTGACTGGGGGCGTGGTTTCCAGTATTGGTAAGGGAATTGTAGCAGCAAGTTTGGGACGTTTGCTCAAATCACGGGATTATTCGGTTTCGATTCTCAAGCTCGATCCCTATATTAACGTTGATCCAGGGACAATGAGTCCTTTTCAGCATGGGGAAGTTTTTGTCACCCAAGACGGTGCAGAAACAGATTTGGATTTGGGACATTACGAACGGTTTACTGATACTTCTATGTCTCGGTTAAACAGTGTTACTACTGGCTTGATTTATCAGTCAGTTATTAATAAGGAACGCCGAGGCGACTATAATGGCGGTACTGTTCAGGTAATTCCGCACATTACCAATGAGATTAAAGAGCGAATTCTCAGAGTTGCTAAAGAAACTAATCCTGCCGCTGTGATTACGGAAATTGGCGGAACTGTGGGTGATATTGAATCACTACCTTTTCTAGAAGCAATTCGTCAACTGCGAAAGGAAGTAGGAAAGCGTAATGTGTTGTATATGCACGTTACTTTGTTGCCTTGGATTGCTGCGGCGGGAGAAATGAAAACTAAGCCGACTCAACATTCTGTGAAAGAATTGAGATCAATTGGCATTCAACCAGATATTTTAGTATGTCGGAGCGATCGCCCCATTCCGGTCGGCTTGAAACAAAAGTTATCAGAGTTTTGTGATGTCCCTGTAGAATGTGTTATTACCAGTCCAGATGCTCGCAGTATTTATGAAGTTCCAGTAATTTTAGAACGGGAAGGATTAGCTGAACAAGTTCTTAACTTACTACAAATGGAACAGCGTCAACCCAATATGACCCAATGGGAAAACATGGTAGATCGGATGTATAATCCTAAATATACCGTCGAAATTGCTATTGTTGGTAAATATGTGCGGTTAGGTGATGCCTATCTGTCTGTAGTCGAGTCTTTACGTCATGCGGCTATTGCGACTCATGGTGATTTGCGTCTGCGGTGGGTAAACTCGGAAGTTTTGGAAAATGAACCACCGGAAAACTATCTTGCAGGTGTTGATGGTATCATTGTTCCGGGCGGCTTTGGTAGTCGGGGCATAGATGGGAAAATTGCGGCGATTAAATACGCCCGCGATCGCCAAATTCCCTTTTTAGGTTTATGCTTAGGAATGCAGTGTTCTGTGATTGAATGGGCGAGAAATGTCGAAGGCTTATCTAATGCCAATAGCGCCGAATTTGACCCATATACTGACAATCCGGTTATTAACCTGTTGCCAGAACAACAGGATGTAGTAGATTTAGGCGGGACAATGCGCTTAGGACTTTATCCTTGTCGGGTACTTCCCAACAGCCTAGCTTTCCAACTTTATCAAGAAGAAGTCATTTATGAACGCCACCGTCACCGTTACGAGTTTAATAATGTCTATCGTAGTCAGTTATTAGATTCTGGTTATTTGGTGAGTGGCACATCTCCAGATGGTAGATTAGTGGAAATTATTGAATATCCCAAACATCCTTTCTTTATCGCTTGTCAATTTCATCCTGAATTTCAATCTCGCCCCAATGCACCTCATCCTTTATTTAAAGGATTTATGACCGCTGCAATTTCTCAATTTCATTCGACAACTACCACACCCAAGCCTGTACAAGTTTCTTAG
- a CDS encoding N-acetylmuramoyl-L-alanine amidase, whose product MKKLLGLVLFNFLVTSSVALAQEPLLVVFPPTNYQTSTEKIFFIGTAPPDGQVLINGKLVNRSKAGHFSPSFPLQLGENIFKVRYQNQEREIKIIRVSTQPELPQGLGFAKDSLTPAADIARLPGELICFSAVAPPQATVSVNLVNQNIALLPQPSLAQLPPNSSVLTGLNQPNLSILTKYQGCTTVANAADLGKPQFNLQLNDQRITQTGLGKIEILAPTQLAVAEIASESGVTRTGPSTDYSRLTPLPKGTMASVTGKEGEWLRLDYGAWINSNETTIISGAVAPQTVIRSVGYRQLAEATEMRFPLESAVPVSVEQGNNSFILTLYNTTAQTDTIRLDDDPLISRLDWQQVSPTQIKYTFNLKNLQQWGYKLRYDNTTLVLTLRHPPQLKNSKRLPLSGIKIVLDPGHGGKESGASGPTGYLEKDVNLIISQLLRDELVKRGAKVVMTREDDRDVSLVERQEIINKEEPAIALSIHHNSLPDNGDAEKTKGFGTFWYHPQSHSLAVFLQNYVVKKLGKPSYGVFWNNLALTRPSAAPAVLLELGFMSSPYEFEEIVNPQAQKKMANILADGITKWFKIK is encoded by the coding sequence ATGAAAAAACTTTTAGGATTAGTATTATTTAATTTTTTAGTCACCTCCTCAGTTGCGTTAGCACAAGAACCACTTTTAGTAGTTTTTCCCCCGACAAACTACCAAACCAGCACAGAAAAAATATTTTTTATCGGTACAGCGCCCCCCGACGGGCAAGTTTTAATTAATGGTAAGCTCGTTAACCGTAGCAAAGCCGGGCATTTTTCCCCCAGTTTTCCCTTACAGTTAGGAGAAAATATATTTAAAGTTCGTTACCAAAATCAAGAACGAGAGATTAAGATCATCAGGGTATCTACTCAACCTGAGTTACCTCAAGGGTTAGGCTTTGCTAAGGATTCCTTGACTCCTGCTGCTGATATTGCCAGATTACCAGGAGAATTAATTTGTTTTAGTGCAGTTGCACCACCTCAAGCTACTGTCTCAGTCAATCTGGTAAATCAAAATATTGCCCTTTTACCCCAGCCTTCACTGGCACAATTACCTCCAAATTCAAGTGTTTTGACGGGGTTAAATCAGCCTAATCTTTCTATTCTTACCAAATACCAAGGTTGTACAACAGTCGCAAATGCTGCTGATTTAGGAAAACCTCAATTTAATTTACAACTGAATGATCAAAGAATAACTCAAACTGGTTTAGGAAAAATCGAAATTCTCGCGCCCACACAATTAGCAGTTGCGGAAATTGCATCAGAATCAGGCGTTACTCGCACGGGACCTAGTACCGATTATTCACGACTGACACCATTGCCAAAGGGAACTATGGCAAGTGTTACGGGAAAAGAAGGTGAATGGTTGCGCTTAGACTATGGGGCTTGGATTAATAGCAACGAAACTACAATTATATCAGGTGCGGTTGCACCACAGACGGTGATTCGGAGTGTCGGCTATCGGCAATTGGCTGAAGCGACAGAGATGCGTTTTCCTTTGGAAAGTGCTGTGCCGGTGAGTGTGGAACAGGGAAATAACTCCTTTATTCTCACCCTCTACAATACCACTGCTCAAACAGACACAATTCGTCTAGATGATGACCCCCTGATTTCTCGCCTAGATTGGCAACAGGTAAGCCCCACACAGATCAAATATACTTTTAACCTCAAAAACCTCCAACAGTGGGGCTATAAGCTGAGGTATGACAATACAACTTTGGTTTTAACTTTACGTCATCCACCCCAGCTTAAAAATAGTAAACGCCTACCTTTATCTGGCATCAAAATTGTACTTGATCCAGGACATGGAGGTAAAGAATCTGGCGCTAGTGGACCAACTGGGTATTTAGAAAAAGATGTGAATTTGATAATTTCTCAATTGCTGCGAGATGAGTTGGTGAAGCGCGGTGCTAAAGTAGTGATGACCAGAGAAGATGATCGTGATGTTTCATTAGTCGAACGTCAGGAAATAATTAATAAAGAAGAACCTGCGATCGCTCTTTCCATTCATCATAACTCTTTACCGGATAATGGTGATGCGGAAAAAACTAAAGGCTTTGGTACTTTTTGGTATCATCCTCAATCACACAGCCTCGCAGTATTTTTACAAAATTACGTAGTTAAAAAACTTGGTAAACCTTCCTACGGTGTATTTTGGAATAATTTAGCCCTGACTCGTCCTAGTGCTGCACCGGCGGTATTATTGGAATTGGGTTTTATGAGTAGTCCTTATGAGTTTGAGGAAATAGTTAATCCTCAAGCACAGAAGAAAATGGCTAATATTTTAGCTGACGGGATAACTAAGTGGTTTAAAATAAAGTAA
- the glyS gene encoding glycine--tRNA ligase subunit beta, whose product MPAFLLEVGTEELPAGFLSDAIVQWRSRIPESLKTHNLLNTVVEVYGTPRRLAVLITGLPSQQADREEEIKGPPAQAAFKDGQPTKAAIGFASKQGVDISALEIRPTEKGDFVFVNKQIPGRPIADILTELVPQWVWNLEGKRLMRWGHGDGRFSRPIRTLVTLLDGEILPLELENGAKVVKSNRLSRTHRVLHPESVSISHATEYVKTLASGYVNVPPENRAEIITNQVKAAAEKLGGYTPIYPDLLAEVINLVEYPTAVIGQFEEEFLNLPKEVITEVMVSHQRYFPVFKNADCQELLPNFITISNGDPAKSDIIAVGNARVIRARLADGRFFYEADLSKPLESYLPQLEKVTFQEDLGSVRVKVERVVKNAEKITTQLQLNPVQTHNIQRAALLCKADLVTQMVYEFPELQGIMGEKYALANGENPEVAKAIFEHYLPRNADDIFPQTLTGQIVGLADRLDTLVSIFGLGLIPTGSSDPFALRRAANAIVNITWLANLQINLSTLLEQIATDFATTFNKDAKSLIKTLQEFFLQRIRTLLQDEKQIDYDLVNAVLGENDPEYTERALTDLLDVRDRALYLQKIRKDGTLDKIYETVNRSTRLAAQGNLDFQTLEPQSLINPELFQKKSESAFYNALLELVPQTQAAQQNRDYQLLVTALAKIAPTVGTFFDGEDSVLVMDANSDIKQNRLNLLGLLRNHARVLADFGAIVKNL is encoded by the coding sequence ATGCCAGCATTTTTATTAGAGGTCGGTACAGAAGAATTACCCGCAGGTTTTTTGAGTGATGCTATTGTACAATGGCGATCGCGCATTCCCGAAAGTCTCAAAACCCATAATCTCCTCAATACCGTTGTCGAAGTCTATGGAACACCGCGACGGTTAGCAGTTCTCATTACCGGTTTACCTTCCCAACAAGCAGACAGGGAAGAAGAAATCAAAGGACCTCCCGCACAAGCAGCCTTTAAAGATGGACAACCCACTAAAGCCGCCATTGGTTTTGCGAGTAAGCAAGGTGTAGATATTTCCGCTTTAGAAATTCGTCCCACAGAAAAAGGGGATTTCGTCTTTGTGAACAAACAAATTCCCGGTCGTCCCATAGCCGACATTTTAACCGAACTTGTCCCCCAATGGGTCTGGAACTTAGAAGGTAAGCGGTTAATGCGGTGGGGACATGGTGACGGACGATTTTCCCGGCCAATTCGCACTTTAGTCACATTGTTAGATGGGGAGATTTTACCATTAGAATTAGAAAATGGGGCAAAAGTTGTCAAAAGTAACCGCCTATCTCGCACCCATAGAGTATTACACCCGGAATCTGTTAGTATTTCCCACGCTACAGAATATGTGAAAACATTGGCTTCCGGTTATGTAAATGTTCCCCCAGAAAACCGAGCCGAAATCATCACAAATCAAGTCAAAGCCGCCGCCGAAAAATTAGGTGGGTATACCCCAATTTACCCCGATTTACTAGCAGAAGTAATCAACTTAGTTGAATATCCCACCGCAGTTATCGGCCAATTTGAAGAAGAATTTCTCAACTTACCAAAAGAAGTAATTACCGAAGTCATGGTAAGTCATCAGCGTTATTTTCCCGTCTTCAAAAATGCTGACTGTCAGGAATTATTACCCAATTTTATTACTATTAGTAACGGAGATCCTGCCAAATCAGATATTATCGCTGTCGGGAATGCGAGAGTAATTCGAGCGCGGTTAGCAGACGGCAGATTTTTCTATGAAGCTGATTTATCTAAACCTTTAGAAAGCTATTTACCCCAATTAGAAAAAGTCACATTCCAAGAAGATTTAGGTTCAGTTCGTGTCAAAGTTGAAAGAGTAGTTAAAAATGCCGAAAAAATTACTACTCAATTACAATTAAATCCAGTCCAAACCCATAATATACAAAGAGCCGCATTACTTTGTAAAGCCGATTTAGTCACGCAAATGGTTTATGAGTTTCCTGAATTACAGGGAATTATGGGCGAAAAATACGCTTTAGCAAATGGTGAAAATCCAGAAGTTGCAAAAGCGATTTTTGAGCATTATTTACCCAGAAATGCTGATGATATTTTCCCCCAAACTCTCACAGGGCAAATTGTCGGTTTAGCTGATAGATTAGATACATTAGTTAGTATCTTTGGTTTGGGTTTAATTCCCACAGGTTCATCAGATCCTTTTGCATTGCGTCGCGCGGCAAATGCGATTGTTAATATTACCTGGTTGGCGAATTTGCAAATTAATTTATCAACCCTTTTAGAACAAATCGCCACAGATTTTGCTACAACTTTTAATAAAGATGCCAAATCCTTAATTAAAACCTTGCAAGAATTTTTCCTGCAACGGATTCGCACCTTATTACAAGACGAAAAACAGATAGATTACGATTTAGTAAATGCAGTTTTGGGAGAAAATGATCCTGAATACACAGAACGGGCATTAACGGATTTATTAGATGTCCGCGATCGCGCTCTCTATTTACAAAAAATCCGCAAAGATGGTACATTAGATAAAATCTACGAAACTGTCAACCGTTCCACCCGGTTAGCAGCACAGGGAAATTTAGATTTTCAAACCCTAGAACCACAATCTTTAATTAATCCCGAACTGTTCCAGAAAAAATCCGAATCTGCATTTTATAACGCTTTGCTGGAACTAGTTCCCCAAACCCAAGCAGCACAACAAAACCGGGATTATCAACTGTTAGTAACCGCACTAGCAAAAATCGCTCCTACCGTGGGTACATTTTTTGATGGTGAAGACAGCGTTTTAGTTATGGACGCAAATTCCGATATTAAGCAAAATCGCTTAAATTTACTGGGATTACTGCGAAATCACGCCCGTGTATTGGCGGACTTTGGCGCGATAGTCAAAAATTTGTAG
- a CDS encoding ABC transporter permease, giving the protein MTIIKKQLPNFWKFTKNPSLSQRLMLIGMGMTLFFIFLAFFAPVFQSWGWLQNPREFLSNPIHEPPSAKHWFGTSRLGYDVFSRSVFGVQAALQVVTLATSLSMIIGVPLGMVSGYLGGKLDKALLFLMDSIYTLPGLLLSVTLAFVVGRGILNAAIAISIAYVPQYYRVVRNHTVSVKTEVYIEAAQAMGASTWVVLSRYLFFNVIQSVPVLFTLNAADAILVLGGLGFLGLGLPEDVPEWGYDLKQALEALPTGIWWTTLFPGLAMTTLVVGLSLLGEGLNEFVNPRLRRENRQ; this is encoded by the coding sequence ATGACGATTATAAAAAAGCAATTACCAAATTTCTGGAAATTTACGAAAAATCCGAGCCTATCCCAGCGATTAATGCTAATTGGGATGGGTATGACCCTATTTTTCATCTTCTTAGCCTTTTTTGCTCCTGTTTTCCAAAGTTGGGGATGGTTGCAAAACCCCAGAGAGTTTCTCTCTAACCCTATTCATGAACCACCTTCGGCCAAACATTGGTTTGGCACAAGTCGTTTGGGTTATGATGTCTTTTCTCGCAGTGTGTTTGGTGTACAAGCCGCGCTGCAAGTTGTGACTTTAGCGACATCATTGAGCATGATCATCGGTGTACCTTTGGGCATGGTCAGCGGTTATTTGGGGGGAAAATTGGATAAAGCCCTATTATTTCTTATGGATAGTATTTATACTTTACCAGGTTTATTACTGTCAGTAACATTGGCTTTTGTCGTGGGACGAGGAATCTTAAATGCAGCGATCGCTATTAGTATAGCTTACGTTCCCCAATATTATCGCGTTGTCCGTAACCACACTGTCAGCGTCAAAACTGAAGTATATATAGAAGCTGCACAAGCCATGGGTGCTTCTACCTGGGTTGTCTTATCAAGGTATCTATTTTTCAATGTTATTCAAAGCGTCCCCGTCCTCTTTACCCTCAACGCCGCAGATGCCATCTTAGTTTTAGGCGGGTTAGGATTTTTAGGGTTAGGATTACCCGAAGACGTGCCAGAATGGGGATATGATTTAAAACAAGCTCTAGAAGCACTACCTACAGGCATTTGGTGGACTACCCTGTTTCCTGGTTTAGCAATGACAACTTTGGTGGTAGGGTTATCACTACTTGGTGAGGGGTTGAATGAATTTGTCAATCCTCGTCTAAGAAGAGAAAATAGGCAATAG
- a CDS encoding RNA-guided endonuclease InsQ/TnpB family protein codes for MIIYEFKVKGKDKQYRAIDEAIRASQFIQNKCLRYWMDNKGATKYDLNKYCAILASEFPFADELNSMARQSAAERSWSAIARFYDNCKKKVKGKKGFPKFKKNCRSVEYKVTGWKLSETRKAITFSDKKGIGTLKLKGTYDLNFYDIKQIKRVRLVRRADGYYAQFAIDVKIRIESQPTNQIVGLDVGLKYFIADSKGNVEPAPQFYRKSEKQLSRANRQKSKKFSRDKKKAKQPQSKNYLKAKNRYARKHLRVSRQRKEYCKRLAYSVIQSNDLVAYEDLNIKGMARNRHLAKSISDAGWATFRQWLEYFGLKYGKVTVAVPPHNTSQNCANCGQKVKKSLSTRTHNCHHCGFVEDRDINASINILRLGLTTVGHTGSYATGDLPSWAIGANLSSNGESVNVESPRL; via the coding sequence ATGATAATTTACGAGTTCAAAGTCAAAGGAAAAGATAAGCAATATCGCGCAATAGATGAGGCTATTCGTGCATCTCAGTTCATCCAAAATAAATGTTTAAGATATTGGATGGATAACAAAGGTGCGACGAAATATGATCTCAATAAATATTGCGCGATTTTGGCATCTGAATTTCCTTTTGCGGATGAACTTAATTCAATGGCAAGACAATCTGCTGCGGAACGTTCTTGGAGTGCAATAGCTCGGTTTTACGATAATTGCAAAAAGAAAGTTAAGGGTAAGAAGGGATTTCCAAAATTCAAAAAGAATTGCCGTTCAGTTGAGTACAAAGTTACCGGCTGGAAGTTATCCGAAACCAGAAAAGCAATTACTTTCTCTGACAAGAAAGGTATAGGTACTCTGAAATTAAAAGGTACTTACGATCTTAATTTTTATGATATCAAACAAATTAAGCGAGTTCGTTTAGTCCGTCGGGCTGATGGATATTATGCTCAATTTGCAATTGATGTCAAAATTAGAATTGAATCTCAACCAACGAATCAAATAGTTGGCTTAGATGTGGGCTTAAAATATTTCATTGCCGATTCAAAAGGTAATGTAGAGCCTGCTCCACAATTCTATAGAAAGTCAGAAAAGCAATTAAGTCGAGCTAATCGCCAGAAATCCAAGAAGTTCAGCAGAGATAAGAAGAAAGCTAAACAACCACAATCCAAGAACTATTTAAAAGCTAAAAATAGGTATGCCCGTAAACATTTAAGAGTAAGTAGGCAGCGAAAAGAATATTGCAAGAGATTAGCATATTCCGTGATCCAATCTAACGATTTGGTAGCTTACGAAGACTTAAATATTAAAGGCATGGCGAGAAACCGACATTTAGCTAAATCAATCTCTGATGCTGGCTGGGCAACTTTTCGGCAATGGTTAGAATATTTTGGACTCAAATATGGGAAGGTAACAGTTGCTGTTCCTCCCCATAATACTTCTCAAAATTGTGCTAATTGTGGTCAAAAAGTCAAAAAATCCCTATCAACTAGAACCCATAATTGTCATCATTGCGGGTTTGTAGAAGATAGAGATATTAACGCCAGTATCAACATCCTAAGATTAGGATTAACTACGGTAGGGCATACCGGAAGCTACGCTACAGGAGATTTGCCCTCTTGGGCGATTGGTGCAAACCTGTCGTCTAACGGCGAGTCTGTGAATGTAGAATCCCCGCGTCTTTAG
- a CDS encoding ROK family protein gives MQQVIGIDLGGTAIKLGRFTADGNCLQSLSVDTPQPATPEAVLFTIVDAISQIDPNNESVAIGLGTPGPADAAGRIAKVAINLVGWHDVPLADWLEAKTGKPTILANDANCAGLGEAWLGAGRNFPNLILLTLGTGVGGAIILDGKLFVGHQGAAAELGLITLNPDGPMCNSGNQGSLEQHTSISAIRRRTGKEPAELGALAQAGDIEALTFWQEYGKDLGIGLTSLLYVLTPQAIIIGGGVSGSFEFFLPALTAEIEKRVLPTSRAGLQILPAELGNTAGMVGAAKLALEIGNW, from the coding sequence ATGCAGCAAGTAATTGGTATTGATTTAGGGGGAACTGCGATTAAACTTGGTCGGTTCACAGCAGATGGTAATTGTTTGCAATCTTTATCTGTGGATACTCCCCAACCCGCAACACCAGAGGCTGTATTATTTACAATAGTAGATGCAATATCACAAATTGACCCCAATAATGAAAGTGTCGCTATCGGTTTAGGTACTCCTGGTCCTGCTGATGCTGCGGGAAGAATTGCGAAAGTTGCCATTAATCTAGTAGGATGGCATGATGTCCCCCTAGCAGATTGGTTAGAAGCCAAAACCGGTAAACCGACAATTTTGGCTAATGATGCTAACTGTGCAGGTTTAGGAGAAGCTTGGTTAGGTGCAGGCCGAAATTTCCCCAATTTGATTTTACTAACTTTGGGGACTGGCGTTGGTGGGGCAATTATTCTTGATGGTAAATTATTTGTCGGACATCAAGGTGCAGCAGCAGAATTAGGTTTAATTACCTTAAATCCTGATGGACCAATGTGTAATAGTGGCAATCAAGGCTCATTAGAACAGCATACTTCAATCTCTGCTATCCGTCGCCGCACAGGCAAAGAACCAGCAGAATTAGGCGCACTTGCCCAAGCTGGAGATATAGAAGCCTTGACTTTTTGGCAAGAATATGGTAAGGACTTAGGAATTGGTTTAACCAGTTTACTCTATGTGCTGACACCCCAAGCAATTATTATTGGTGGTGGTGTCAGTGGGAGTTTTGAATTTTTCTTACCTGCATTAACAGCAGAAATCGAAAAACGAGTTTTACCAACTTCCCGCGCAGGTTTGCAAATTCTCCCCGCAGAATTAGGAAATACAGCGGGAATGGTAGGCGCTGCTAAGTTAGCATTGGAAATAGGTAATTGGTAA